In Cryptomeria japonica chromosome 10, Sugi_1.0, whole genome shotgun sequence, a genomic segment contains:
- the LOC131067514 gene encoding uncharacterized protein LOC131067514 isoform X5 — MGMRNNARRSERSLVCAIQALVGTHILVELRNDTCVRGLLDDCDDAINVIIKDSLVEDVQGVEKKLPLIFIRGSHIRFVHIPLNISISQAVEDRICE, encoded by the exons ATGGGAATGCGAAACAATGCGAGAAGATCAGAAAGATCGCTGGTGTGCGCCATTCAGGCACTCGTGGGAACCCACATCTTAGTCGAATTGCGGAATGACACCTGTGTCAGAGGCTTGCTCGACGACTGCGATGACGCCATCAA CGTTATAATAAAGGATTCCCTGGTCGAGGATGTCCAG GGCGTAGAGAAAAAGCTCCCACTGATATTCATAAGAGGTAGCCATATACGCTTCGTTCACATTCCACTCAACATTAGTATTTCTCAGGCTGTGGAGGACAGG